The stretch of DNA TTTCGATGCATGATCTTCCCAAGCCTTTAGCGAATCGTCAGGTAAGCGTGTGCATAACAGGTGTTCAAGTATAGTGCTCCAAGCATTTGTTGGTTCACCTAGCTGATGCAATGTTTTGACATGACGATCAAATTCATCCACCAATCCGTGGAGCGTAGCTGCCGTTTCCCTTTTAATGCCTTGAATATCAAACAGAGCTTGCAAATGTCGTTTCTTCAAAAGGTACTCATTTGCGTATCGATCTTTTAATGTTTGCCAAGCTAATTCGTAGTTTGCAGAGCTAATAGCAATGGACTCAATAGACAGAGCAGCCTCTCCTTTGACAGCTGCTTTCAGATAGTGAAATTTTTGAATTGGTGGAACTTCAGAATTGGAATGTATTAATGCCAAGAAGGTATCATGAAACGTAAGCCATTGCATGTAATCCCCATCAAATTCAGGGAGCGTTATTGTCGGTAATTTTATGCCAGAGAGAGTGGAGTTTGTGTACGTTGGTTGAGGTGGACGAGCATCAGTGACTAACGAAGAAAGCTTGGAAGCTAAATTTGCCTTTATTATGAAGAGTCGAGGTTCAAAATTAGCCCGAATTTTCTCCTGCATTTTCCTACCTTCATCAGTTGTCTCTATCTCTTCCAACTGATCTTGTGTACTTTCGAGATCGTCCCACAATTTTTCCAGCCGCTCAAGACGCACATGTAGCTGTATTTGATCCCGCTGTGAGTCGAACTCGGCCAGAAAGTTCTCTGCCCGACCCAGACTAGCTAGAAGCGATGTTCTCCGTGAGATCAGTTGATTGATTTCTCCTGCAGTACTCATGATAAAACGCGAACGGAGGTCAATGTCGAT from Toxorhynchites rutilus septentrionalis strain SRP chromosome 3, ASM2978413v1, whole genome shotgun sequence encodes:
- the LOC129773369 gene encoding uncharacterized protein LOC129773369, which gives rise to MSTAGEINQLISRRTSLLASLGRAENFLAEFDSQRDQIQLHVRLERLEKLWDDLESTQDQLEEIETTDEGRKMQEKIRANFEPRLFIIKANLASKLSSLVTDARPPQPTYTNSTLSGIKLPTITLPEFDGDYMQWLTFHDTFLALIHSNSEVPPIQKFHYLKAAVKGEAALSIESIAISSANYELAWQTLKDRYANEYLLKKRHLQALFDIQGIKRETAATLHGLVDEFDRHVKTLHQLGEPTNAWSTILEHLLCTRLPDDSLKAWEDHASKTDNPDYESLIVFLQRRTRVLESISVNHNTASTSFNTSGQSTRKLPHLRLSSYTSTTDSNNQCPACDQPHPLIRCPKFYRFSATERQQLVMSKRLCHNCLRRDHIARNCSSNFNCKH